In a genomic window of Gloeocapsopsis dulcis:
- a CDS encoding methyltransferase domain-containing protein, with the protein MSATLNQRIQQFYDASSGLWEQIWGEHMHHGYYGAAGKDKKERRQAQIDLIEELLQWSQVQQAQKILDVGCGIGGSSLYLAEKLQAHVTGITLSPVQAARASDRAQAAQLSQQTQFQVADALNMPFADASFDFVWSLESGEHMPDKTKFMQECYRVLKPGGKLLMVTWCHRPTDGTAGELTADERKHLEEIYRVYCLPYVISLPEYEAIARNLGLQDLRTADWSTAVAPFWNVVIDSALNPGAILGLLFSGWDTIQAALSLGLMSRGYERGLIRFGLLCGRK; encoded by the coding sequence ATGAGTGCAACACTAAATCAAAGAATTCAACAATTTTATGACGCTTCGTCTGGACTGTGGGAACAAATTTGGGGCGAACATATGCACCACGGTTATTATGGTGCAGCAGGTAAAGATAAAAAAGAACGCCGCCAAGCCCAAATTGACTTGATTGAAGAATTACTTCAGTGGTCCCAAGTACAACAAGCACAAAAGATTTTGGATGTAGGCTGTGGAATTGGTGGTAGTTCTTTATACTTAGCAGAAAAGTTGCAAGCTCATGTTACAGGTATTACCCTCAGCCCTGTACAAGCAGCAAGAGCAAGCGATCGCGCCCAAGCAGCCCAATTAAGTCAACAAACTCAATTTCAAGTGGCAGATGCCTTAAATATGCCCTTTGCAGATGCAAGTTTTGACTTTGTCTGGTCGCTCGAAAGTGGCGAACATATGCCTGATAAGACAAAGTTTATGCAGGAATGCTATCGAGTACTTAAACCTGGCGGCAAGTTGTTGATGGTAACTTGGTGTCATCGCCCTACTGATGGTACCGCAGGAGAACTCACTGCTGACGAACGTAAACATCTAGAGGAAATTTACCGAGTTTATTGTTTACCTTATGTCATTTCGCTACCAGAGTACGAAGCGATCGCCCGCAATCTTGGCTTGCAAGATCTGCGCACTGCTGATTGGTCAACAGCTGTCGCACCGTTTTGGAATGTTGTGATTGATTCAGCGCTCAATCCTGGGGCAATTTTAGGTTTGCTGTTTTCTGGTTGGGATACGATTCAAGCAGCTTTGTCTTTGGGGTTGATGAGTCGCGGTTATGAACGCGGGTTGATTCGGTTTGGTTTGTTGTGTGGCAGAAAGTAG
- a CDS encoding 4'-phosphopantetheinyl transferase family protein: MNTAADSWASPSSNITLSSNAVHVWRVTLDVHATIVHSLFATLCATEKQRAERFYLQLHRDRFIVGRGVLRQILASYLQIHPSEINFSYNSYGKPSLVVADAEPLRFNLSHSQELALIAVTQSYDIGVDLESVRSDFPCQQIAERFFSPTEVAVLRSLPPDLQTTAFFTCWTRKEAFIKATGKGLSLPLDTFDVSLIPGEPAKLLYTAWDESEAQRWALQEIIPGFGYVGAIALPNKDWDLKRYQYNV, encoded by the coding sequence ATGAATACTGCGGCTGATTCATGGGCTAGCCCATCCTCAAATATCACTTTGTCTAGTAACGCAGTTCATGTCTGGCGCGTTACATTGGATGTCCATGCAACAATCGTCCACAGTCTTTTTGCGACTTTGTGCGCCACAGAAAAGCAACGGGCAGAACGTTTTTACTTACAATTACATCGCGATCGCTTTATCGTTGGTCGTGGTGTACTGCGGCAAATACTTGCAAGCTATCTCCAGATTCACCCCAGCGAAATTAACTTTAGCTACAACTCCTACGGTAAACCAAGCCTTGTTGTCGCCGATGCAGAACCTTTACGTTTTAATTTATCGCACTCGCAGGAACTCGCCTTAATTGCAGTTACCCAAAGTTATGATATTGGAGTCGATCTTGAATCCGTCCGCAGTGATTTTCCCTGCCAGCAAATTGCCGAGAGATTCTTTTCACCAACCGAAGTAGCTGTACTGCGATCGCTGCCACCAGATTTACAAACAACAGCCTTTTTCACCTGTTGGACGCGCAAAGAAGCTTTTATCAAAGCGACAGGAAAAGGGCTATCACTGCCATTAGACACATTTGATGTTTCCCTCATTCCAGGAGAACCCGCCAAATTACTATACACTGCTTGGGATGAATCTGAAGCCCAGCGCTGGGCACTGCAAGAAATTATTCCTGGTTTTGGATATGTGGGGGCGATCGCACTACCTAACAAGGACTGGGATCTCAAGCGGTATCAGTATAATGTGTAA
- a CDS encoding tetratricopeptide repeat protein yields the protein MPNRKFWIKFLIVCALLGVTEPALGQALIPRTPQLDSAALEKQGLSLAQEAAQLAQFQQYEQALPRARLATQLAPRSYQSWFLLGGLYLQTNRYDEAIAALDQARVLDPKNASIMFALGSAHFQQGKYQAAVETLQAGLKLKPNDPEGLFDLGNAYYKLRQFPQAIAQYNRAIAVDKKFWPATNNIGLIKYEQGDIDAALRHWQAALSIEKQAAEPQLAMAVALYVKGDQQRAITMGESALRIDQRYGDVQFLREQLWGDRLIADTQKLLASPRIQAALQEPPSQPAQIQVIPQ from the coding sequence GTGCCGAATCGCAAATTCTGGATAAAATTCTTGATTGTCTGTGCCTTACTGGGTGTCACTGAACCAGCATTAGGACAAGCACTGATTCCCCGCACACCCCAACTGGATTCAGCTGCTTTAGAAAAACAAGGTTTAAGTTTGGCACAAGAAGCAGCACAACTGGCACAATTTCAACAATACGAACAAGCTTTACCAAGAGCGCGGCTAGCAACTCAATTAGCTCCAAGAAGCTATCAGTCATGGTTTCTGTTGGGTGGTTTGTATCTGCAGACGAACAGATATGACGAAGCGATCGCTGCATTGGATCAAGCTAGGGTGTTAGATCCGAAAAATGCATCAATTATGTTTGCTTTAGGATCAGCTCATTTTCAGCAAGGTAAATACCAAGCAGCCGTAGAGACTTTGCAAGCTGGGTTAAAGCTAAAACCCAACGATCCTGAAGGACTGTTTGATTTGGGTAATGCTTACTACAAGCTTAGACAGTTTCCGCAAGCAATCGCTCAGTACAATAGAGCGATCGCAGTCGATAAGAAGTTTTGGCCTGCAACTAACAATATTGGTTTAATTAAATACGAACAAGGCGATATAGACGCAGCATTAAGGCATTGGCAAGCAGCGTTAAGTATTGAAAAACAAGCCGCAGAACCACAACTTGCTATGGCGGTTGCACTTTATGTTAAAGGCGACCAGCAGCGCGCAATTACAATGGGAGAATCTGCCTTACGCATTGATCAACGTTATGGTGATGTGCAATTTTTACGCGAACAATTATGGGGCGATCGCCTAATTGCGGATACACAAAAACTACTTGCTTCGCCTCGAATTCAAGCTGCGTTACAAGAACCACCCTCACAACCAGCTCAGATTCAAGTTATTCCGCAGTAG
- a CDS encoding potassium channel family protein, giving the protein MNLSSLGFFRSLRQGNHQFAVIGLGRFGRAVCSTLYHLGYDVLATDIDEKRVAQVLTDQIAAHAVQLDSTQPTALREAGVFEFDTVIVAIGNYLEESIVTTLNVKESGVPHVVAKASSEVHCKLLQRVGADHVVFPEYEAGCALARSLTKPAILDRFDLDPDNSIVEIIVPDEFHGKTIADLKLRSRFGLNLIAVSHNGKFVINPEPNDRLEKGCAMVVIGSNRDINRLPI; this is encoded by the coding sequence GTGAATCTATCTTCTTTAGGTTTTTTCCGCAGTCTACGCCAAGGTAATCATCAGTTTGCGGTCATAGGGCTAGGGCGATTTGGCAGAGCTGTTTGTTCGACACTATATCATTTAGGCTACGATGTATTGGCAACGGATATTGATGAAAAAAGAGTTGCCCAAGTTTTGACAGATCAAATTGCTGCTCACGCAGTTCAACTCGATTCGACTCAACCTACAGCACTGAGAGAAGCAGGCGTTTTTGAGTTTGATACGGTGATTGTTGCGATTGGTAACTATCTTGAGGAGAGCATAGTAACAACGCTCAATGTTAAAGAGAGTGGTGTTCCTCACGTTGTTGCCAAAGCTTCTTCCGAAGTGCATTGTAAGTTACTCCAGCGTGTGGGAGCAGATCACGTTGTCTTTCCAGAATATGAAGCAGGATGTGCATTAGCGCGATCGCTAACGAAACCAGCAATTTTAGATCGCTTTGACCTTGACCCAGATAACAGTATTGTCGAAATTATCGTCCCTGATGAATTTCATGGGAAAACAATTGCTGATTTGAAACTCCGCAGTCGCTTTGGCTTGAATTTGATCGCTGTCAGTCACAACGGTAAATTTGTGATTAATCCTGAACCGAATGATCGCCTAGAAAAAGGATGTGCAATGGTTGTGATTGGCTCAAATCGAGATATCAATCGTTTACCGATATAG
- a CDS encoding TrkH family potassium uptake protein, with the protein MTVSRSICFGFLAVITVGTILLMMPFSTSSGMWNNPIVALFTATSAVCVTGLAVEDTGTYFSFWGQLFLLMLVQIGGLGYMTANTFLLLLLGRRFSLKDKIAIQQSLDRPGIHGSTQILRSIIALTVVMEITGILILLPIFNADYGFNRGLWLAVFHSINSWNNAGFSLFSDNYIRYQFYLPLIIPVSILIILGGIGYPVIFEMYLWMRDRLLKKPYRTVFSLNFKVATSTTLALLVIGTISFLFIELRNPATFGTVSFGNRLVLAWFQSVTTRTAGFNTIDIGQMTTAGLFLTIALMFIGASPGGTGGGIKTTTARVLANCTKTILQGKEEVEMYQRQVPMSLILKAIGVVVSSTLTVILATILISVTDPAVNFIQIFFEVISAFATVGLSTGITASISATGKLILIVTMFVGRVGILLLMAALLGDPRPRAIHYPEETLLVG; encoded by the coding sequence ATGACTGTTTCTCGCTCGATTTGCTTTGGTTTTCTCGCTGTGATTACTGTAGGAACCATTTTGTTAATGATGCCGTTTTCTACCAGCAGCGGGATGTGGAATAATCCAATTGTTGCTTTATTTACTGCTACTTCTGCGGTATGCGTTACAGGATTAGCTGTTGAAGACACTGGAACCTATTTTTCTTTCTGGGGACAGCTTTTTTTATTGATGTTGGTGCAAATTGGTGGACTCGGTTACATGACCGCCAACACTTTTCTTTTACTACTACTAGGACGTAGATTTAGCCTCAAGGATAAGATTGCCATTCAACAATCTTTAGATCGACCAGGAATTCATGGTAGTACACAAATCTTACGTTCCATCATTGCTTTAACAGTAGTTATGGAAATTACAGGGATATTAATATTATTACCAATATTTAATGCCGATTATGGATTTAATCGAGGTTTGTGGCTAGCTGTTTTCCATAGTATTAACTCTTGGAATAATGCAGGCTTTAGTTTATTTTCTGACAACTATATAAGATATCAGTTTTATCTACCTTTAATCATTCCTGTTTCTATATTAATTATTCTTGGTGGTATTGGTTATCCAGTTATTTTTGAAATGTACTTATGGATGCGGGATCGCCTTTTAAAAAAACCATATCGCACTGTGTTTTCATTAAATTTTAAAGTGGCTACAAGTACAACTTTAGCATTACTGGTTATTGGAACAATTTCTTTTTTATTTATTGAATTGAGGAATCCTGCTACTTTTGGCACAGTTAGCTTTGGTAATCGACTAGTTTTAGCTTGGTTTCAATCAGTTACAACGCGAACGGCAGGTTTTAATACAATTGATATTGGTCAAATGACAACAGCAGGACTTTTTTTAACAATTGCTCTAATGTTTATAGGAGCAAGTCCTGGTGGTACTGGTGGTGGGATTAAAACAACCACAGCTAGAGTATTAGCAAATTGCACTAAAACAATTTTACAGGGCAAAGAAGAAGTTGAAATGTATCAGCGACAAGTCCCTATGTCATTAATATTAAAAGCTATTGGTGTTGTTGTTAGCTCAACACTAACAGTAATTTTAGCAACAATTTTAATTTCTGTAACAGATCCTGCAGTAAACTTCATTCAAATCTTTTTTGAAGTTATTTCTGCCTTTGCCACAGTTGGACTTTCAACAGGAATCACTGCGAGTATTTCTGCTACTGGCAAGCTAATTTTGATCGTGACAATGTTTGTTGGAAGAGTTGGGATTTTGCTGCTGATGGCAGCTCTACTTGGAGATCCGCGCCCTCGCGCAATTCACTACCCTGAAGAAACCTTATTAGTAGGATAG
- a CDS encoding DUF924 family protein, giving the protein MSQVDEILAFWFGQPNAADYGKQRMFWFTKSPEFDREIRERFLSDYEQAAANRLSSWQESPRSCLALILLLDQFPRNIFRGTPKAFATDAAALNVAQHAVAQGFDRELLNVQRWFAYLPFEHSENLEHQRQCVELFASLKDDPESASAIDYAQRHLAVIERFGRFPHRNEILGRKSTPEEVNFLQQPGSSF; this is encoded by the coding sequence ATGTCACAAGTAGACGAAATTCTGGCGTTTTGGTTTGGACAACCGAATGCAGCTGATTATGGTAAACAGCGCATGTTTTGGTTTACTAAAAGCCCTGAGTTTGATCGAGAAATCCGCGAACGTTTTTTGAGTGACTATGAACAAGCTGCGGCTAATCGATTAAGCTCTTGGCAAGAGTCACCCCGCAGCTGCTTAGCATTAATTTTGCTATTAGATCAGTTTCCCCGTAATATCTTTCGCGGTACTCCTAAAGCCTTTGCTACCGACGCTGCCGCTCTTAACGTAGCACAGCACGCAGTTGCTCAAGGTTTTGATCGAGAACTCTTGAATGTACAGCGCTGGTTTGCCTATTTGCCCTTTGAACACAGTGAAAATCTTGAACATCAACGCCAGTGTGTTGAATTGTTCGCATCACTAAAGGACGATCCTGAAAGTGCTTCAGCAATAGACTACGCTCAGCGTCATCTAGCAGTCATAGAGCGCTTCGGGCGCTTTCCTCACCGCAACGAAATTCTCGGTCGTAAATCGACTCCAGAAGAGGTAAACTTTCTCCAACAACCAGGTTCGTCGTTTTGA
- a CDS encoding homogentisate phytyltransferase — protein sequence MSQVFERLQQLGLRDWLYALWKFARPHTIIGTTLSVWGVYLLTYAIAGRHSLSFLPPVGAWIACLCGNVYIVGLNQLEDVAIDKINKPHLPIASGEFSQRMGQTIVAVTGLLALLSAWLLGPYLLGMVAISLAIGTVYSLPPIRLKRFPFWAALCIFSVRGAIVNLGLFLHFSWVLQGDRVIPPVVWVLTAFIIVFTFAIAIFKDIPDIEGDRQYQITTLTIKLGQKTVFDLARWVLTVCYLGVLFAAWLPQANTVFLISTHLLLLGLMWWRSLQVDLHDKSAIANFYQFIWKLFFLEYLIFPAACLLA from the coding sequence ATGAGTCAGGTTTTTGAACGATTGCAGCAATTGGGATTGCGTGACTGGTTATATGCTTTGTGGAAGTTTGCGCGTCCGCACACGATTATTGGTACCACTTTGAGCGTATGGGGAGTGTATCTGCTGACTTACGCGATCGCAGGAAGACATAGTTTATCTTTCCTTCCTCCTGTGGGTGCTTGGATTGCTTGTTTATGTGGCAATGTTTACATTGTGGGGCTAAACCAGCTAGAAGATGTCGCAATCGACAAAATTAATAAGCCTCATTTGCCGATCGCATCTGGTGAGTTTTCGCAACGAATGGGTCAGACTATTGTTGCCGTGACAGGTCTACTGGCGTTACTCTCGGCATGGCTATTAGGACCATATTTGTTGGGGATGGTGGCAATTAGCTTAGCAATTGGTACTGTTTATTCTTTACCACCAATTCGTTTAAAGCGGTTTCCCTTTTGGGCAGCGCTATGTATTTTCTCAGTGCGTGGTGCCATTGTGAATTTGGGACTATTTTTGCACTTTAGTTGGGTATTGCAGGGAGATCGGGTCATTCCTCCAGTTGTGTGGGTACTGACAGCGTTTATTATAGTGTTTACGTTTGCAATCGCTATTTTTAAAGACATTCCAGATATTGAAGGCGATCGCCAATATCAAATCACAACGTTGACGATCAAGCTAGGACAAAAGACTGTCTTTGATCTCGCCCGTTGGGTACTGACAGTTTGCTACTTGGGAGTACTTTTTGCAGCTTGGCTACCTCAAGCTAATACGGTATTTCTCATTAGTACTCACTTGCTATTGCTAGGGTTGATGTGGTGGCGGAGTTTGCAGGTTGATTTACACGATAAAAGTGCGATCGCGAACTTCTATCAGTTTATTTGGAAGCTCTTTTTTCTGGAATATCTCATTTTTCCTGCTGCCTGTCTGCTTGCCTAA
- a CDS encoding LCP family protein, whose product MAKGAEAHIRAKIQPVAVQAKRQAREAKQHLLLMLWSMRKRNPLLFWGSIVTMSMAFGASVALFTPIWPNSNTFNQERQFTGQGFIKRRSPVDFWADVSQYQISRPVNILLMGIDPPENTANNASGVFAGSSDTMLLVRLDPTNQSIKVLSIPKDSQVVIPEIGLEKISLANVNGGPALAARVVSRTLNNVPIDRYVRITTNAFEELINALGGVEVFVPQQMSYIDATQQLEINLAAGWQTLDGDQAQQFARFRNSNVGDLERLQRQQMLLKAIRDRLTSPTVLPILPKLARSMQSYIDSNLSLIEMLALVNFGITVEPQNFQMVLVPGSLSPLSLDPSSYWLDGIGINRVMSEYFDVKPLGGMQASHRRSLTSLKIAVQNASGDPSLSDRVTKYLRERGFERVYTVSDWLDSQRQTQVVAQQGNLTAATDLQQILGLGIVEPTATGNLDSHLTIRIGQDWTQQL is encoded by the coding sequence GTGGCTAAGGGAGCAGAAGCGCACATCAGGGCGAAAATTCAACCTGTGGCAGTGCAAGCAAAAAGGCAAGCAAGAGAAGCTAAACAGCATTTGCTACTAATGCTGTGGTCAATGCGCAAGCGCAACCCTTTACTGTTTTGGGGTAGCATTGTCACGATGTCTATGGCTTTTGGGGCAAGTGTGGCCTTATTTACACCAATATGGCCCAATAGCAATACTTTCAATCAAGAAAGACAATTCACTGGGCAGGGGTTTATTAAAAGGCGATCGCCCGTAGACTTTTGGGCTGACGTTTCTCAATATCAAATATCACGCCCAGTTAATATTTTGCTGATGGGGATTGATCCTCCCGAAAACACAGCAAACAATGCTTCAGGGGTTTTTGCGGGTTCTAGCGATACGATGCTACTTGTACGCCTAGATCCTACAAACCAATCAATAAAAGTTCTTTCTATCCCTAAAGATAGCCAGGTTGTCATTCCTGAAATAGGTTTAGAGAAAATATCTTTAGCAAATGTTAACGGTGGTCCAGCTTTAGCCGCAAGAGTTGTTAGCCGAACTTTAAATAATGTCCCGATTGATCGCTACGTTCGGATTACCACAAATGCTTTTGAAGAATTAATCAATGCATTGGGTGGTGTTGAGGTTTTTGTGCCCCAACAAATGTCATACATAGATGCGACTCAACAGCTAGAAATTAATTTAGCCGCAGGATGGCAAACTTTGGATGGCGACCAAGCACAACAATTTGCCCGATTTCGCAATTCAAACGTTGGTGATTTAGAACGGTTGCAGCGACAGCAGATGTTACTGAAGGCAATTCGCGATCGCCTGACTAGCCCTACTGTATTACCGATACTGCCTAAACTAGCTCGCTCAATGCAAAGTTATATTGACAGTAACCTGAGCTTAATCGAAATGCTCGCACTAGTAAACTTTGGAATTACAGTAGAGCCACAAAATTTTCAAATGGTGCTAGTTCCTGGTAGCCTCAGCCCTCTGAGTTTAGATCCGAGTAGCTACTGGCTTGATGGCATTGGAATTAACCGAGTGATGAGCGAGTATTTTGATGTTAAACCTCTTGGTGGCATGCAAGCATCCCACAGGCGATCGCTGACTTCCCTCAAAATTGCGGTGCAAAACGCTTCTGGCGACCCCAGTTTAAGCGATCGTGTAACCAAGTATTTACGAGAGCGTGGTTTTGAAAGAGTCTACACTGTTTCTGATTGGCTTGACTCGCAGCGTCAAACACAAGTTGTTGCTCAACAAGGTAACTTAACAGCAGCAACCGATCTGCAACAGATTTTGGGTTTGGGAATTGTAGAACCTACTGCAACGGGTAATCTCGATTCACATCTGACAATTCGTATAGGTCAAGATTGGACACAGCAACTATAA
- a CDS encoding cob(I)yrinic acid a,c-diamide adenosyltransferase: MTRNGIGIRTAQLRSHRVVGQIHVYDGAGKGKSQAALGVVLRSIGLGINSRSATRVLLLRFLKGPGRAYDEDGAIEALQQGFPHLIDQVRTGRAEFFGADEVTRFDRQEARRGWDVAKGAIASGLYSVVVLDELNPVLDLGLLPVEEVVQTLKSKPEEVEIIATGRGAPQQLLDIADLHSEMKPHHHATAAEQGISGIEIYTGAGKGKSTSALGKALQAIGRGISQDKSHRVLIMQWLKGGSGYTEDAAIAALQQSYPALVDHQRCGRDAIVWRGQQQELDYVEAERGWEIARTAIASGLYKTIILDELNPTVDLELLPIEPIVQALLRKPRDTEVIITGRCHNPPAYFDLASIHSEVFCHKHYANQGVELKQGVDF; the protein is encoded by the coding sequence ATGACAAGGAACGGCATTGGTATTCGCACAGCGCAACTACGTTCTCACCGAGTTGTCGGACAGATTCACGTTTACGATGGTGCCGGAAAAGGTAAGTCTCAAGCGGCTTTAGGCGTCGTTTTACGGTCGATTGGATTGGGAATCAATTCTCGTAGCGCTACCCGTGTTTTGTTACTGCGGTTTCTCAAAGGACCAGGACGTGCTTATGATGAGGATGGAGCAATTGAAGCACTACAACAAGGTTTTCCGCATTTAATCGATCAGGTACGCACCGGAAGAGCAGAGTTTTTTGGTGCTGATGAAGTTACCCGTTTTGATCGGCAAGAAGCACGACGCGGTTGGGATGTTGCTAAAGGCGCGATCGCTTCAGGTTTATATTCAGTTGTGGTGTTAGACGAACTTAACCCAGTGTTAGATTTAGGATTACTTCCAGTTGAAGAAGTTGTCCAAACACTCAAATCAAAGCCAGAGGAAGTTGAAATTATTGCGACAGGAAGAGGTGCGCCACAACAACTACTAGATATTGCCGATTTACACTCGGAAATGAAGCCTCACCACCATGCAACAGCCGCTGAACAAGGAATTTCCGGAATTGAAATTTACACGGGTGCAGGTAAAGGTAAATCGACTAGTGCGTTGGGTAAAGCCTTGCAAGCGATCGGTAGAGGAATTAGTCAAGACAAATCACACCGCGTTTTGATCATGCAATGGCTTAAAGGTGGCAGTGGTTATACTGAAGATGCAGCGATCGCAGCTTTACAACAGTCATACCCCGCCTTAGTCGATCATCAACGTTGTGGGCGCGATGCCATTGTTTGGCGCGGTCAACAGCAAGAGTTAGACTATGTAGAAGCAGAACGTGGCTGGGAAATCGCCCGTACAGCGATCGCTTCTGGTTTGTATAAAACGATCATCCTTGATGAACTCAATCCCACAGTCGATTTAGAGCTGTTACCAATAGAACCAATTGTTCAAGCATTACTGCGTAAACCCCGCGATACTGAAGTTATCATTACAGGGCGTTGCCATAATCCACCAGCCTATTTTGACTTAGCCAGTATTCATTCTGAGGTATTCTGCCACAAACACTACGCAAACCAAGGAGTCGAATTAAAACAAGGCGTAGATTTTTAG
- a CDS encoding response regulator transcription factor, protein MKKILVIEDEPPVRANIVDLLEFEDFEVVSAENGFLGALWAQEHLPDLIICDVMMPEINGYEVLHALHQDPMTATIPFIFLTAMADKADIRHGIEQGADDYLTKPFSADELLGAIATRLAKHETVMQQYNQEHQRTIALQQQLHELEQYIDSKDELLEDFQQKLHRVVSKLNLALHLLKKIPQGMPQERCLKLLQTICVDEIALFNKMPALENFISSENTNVLHQFHLVDDDPN, encoded by the coding sequence ATGAAGAAAATTCTTGTTATTGAGGATGAACCTCCTGTGAGAGCTAATATTGTAGACCTACTTGAGTTTGAAGATTTTGAGGTTGTGAGTGCAGAAAATGGCTTTCTCGGTGCCCTATGGGCACAAGAACATCTACCAGACTTGATTATTTGTGATGTAATGATGCCTGAAATCAACGGATATGAAGTTTTGCATGCATTGCATCAAGATCCGATGACAGCAACAATTCCGTTTATTTTCCTCACCGCCATGGCTGACAAAGCTGATATCCGTCATGGAATAGAACAGGGCGCAGATGATTATCTGACAAAACCCTTTAGTGCAGATGAGTTATTAGGAGCGATCGCAACTCGGTTAGCTAAACACGAAACCGTGATGCAACAGTACAATCAAGAACATCAACGCACCATAGCACTGCAACAACAATTACACGAACTTGAGCAATACATCGATAGCAAGGACGAACTTTTGGAAGATTTCCAGCAAAAGTTGCATCGCGTTGTTTCCAAACTCAATTTAGCACTTCATTTACTGAAGAAGATACCACAAGGAATGCCACAAGAGCGTTGCTTAAAACTTTTACAAACAATATGTGTTGACGAAATTGCCTTATTTAACAAAATGCCTGCACTAGAAAATTTTATATCTTCCGAAAATACAAACGTTTTACATCAATTCCATCTCGTGGATGATGACCCCAATTAA
- a CDS encoding TIGR02587 family membrane protein, producing the protein MNYQNQRSHKRSLQEYLRGIVGGLLFSLPLLYTMEVWWAGFITHPLRLLIYVLATFSLLLGYNRYGGLRRSASPLEVAIDSVEEMGLGLVIAAVFLWLLGRITADMTPDEIAGKIIIEAMTVAIGVSVGTAQLGGGEGEQQTDSGMKSDSSADPEATPFLTENNGDFSGQLTIALCGAVLFAANVAPTEEIIQIATESNSWRLVGFALVSMILGAMILFYSHFTGTQQFSKKRGILNVIYGTVVTYAIALVASAAILWFFGRFDGMAPITCLAQTVVLGLAATLGASAGRLLLQ; encoded by the coding sequence ATGAACTATCAAAATCAACGATCGCACAAGCGATCGCTCCAAGAATACTTGCGCGGAATTGTGGGAGGACTTTTATTTAGCTTGCCTTTACTTTACACGATGGAAGTTTGGTGGGCTGGATTTATTACCCATCCTCTACGTCTACTGATTTACGTTCTTGCTACTTTTAGCTTGTTACTCGGTTACAACCGTTATGGTGGTTTACGTCGCTCAGCAAGTCCCTTGGAAGTCGCGATAGATTCGGTAGAAGAAATGGGATTGGGATTAGTGATTGCGGCAGTATTTCTTTGGCTACTGGGACGAATCACTGCTGATATGACTCCAGATGAAATCGCGGGCAAAATTATCATTGAAGCCATGACGGTTGCGATTGGTGTTTCTGTTGGTACAGCACAGCTAGGCGGGGGCGAAGGCGAACAGCAAACAGATAGTGGGATGAAAAGTGACTCATCAGCCGATCCCGAGGCCACACCTTTTCTCACAGAAAACAACGGTGACTTCAGCGGACAATTAACAATTGCGTTGTGTGGTGCAGTACTATTTGCCGCGAATGTTGCTCCTACTGAAGAAATTATTCAGATTGCAACCGAAAGTAATTCATGGCGACTTGTAGGCTTTGCCCTTGTCTCCATGATTTTAGGAGCAATGATTCTGTTTTATAGTCACTTTACCGGCACACAGCAGTTCTCCAAAAAACGTGGCATTCTCAACGTTATCTATGGCACAGTCGTTACTTATGCGATCGCCTTAGTTGCTTCCGCAGCAATTTTGTGGTTTTTTGGGCGCTTTGATGGTATGGCACCGATTACTTGCCTAGCACAAACCGTTGTTTTAGGGCTGGCTGCAACGTTAGGTGCTTCAGCGGGAAGACTTTTACTGCAATGA